The window GAATCCGGAGCGAGACGGAGCCCGGGGCGCCGCCGGATCCGCCCCTCGCATCCCGGCCCCCGGGCGTCCGCGCGCTCAGGCCCCAGCCCGAGGCCGACTGGAGGTGCTCCTGCggccccagcacccagctccGGAAATGCCAGGGATGCAGATAGGGCAgaatttgttttccctttgtaTCGCGTGAAAACGTGCCAGGTTCTGGTTGCTGGAACCGCCTAAAACAACAGGAACCCCTGGGAAGCCAGGGCATGCTCCCGGATTTTCGATTGAAGATCCATAAGGaagttttacaaataaatttggaGACCTGGGACAAGCCCTGGCGGTTGGTAAATATCTACGGGGACTGTGTGGCGTCTGCAGCAGCCCTGGGGCTGCTAGGCAAGAGGACAAATGGAAGAAAGAGACCCGAATACTCTcagctcccagcccccaccccagaccttttcttctccctcctggaATGACCTGAGGGAGCAGAAGTTACTTTAGTTGAAtccttttttgtcattttagtaTAATTGATTCAGATCTGATTAGTAAATTCCTTCTGTAGAAAACGTTGGGACAGTCCAGCTGTACAGTGTTAAACGAGTTTTATGAACTCTTCAGCATTTCAGAGTGTTGGGTTACTAGAAGTTGGGAGATAATCTCGTTTCTCTTTCTGTGGATTATAGCCAATATTTCTGTGTCTTGCAGGATATTTTATCAAGCAGAAATGCATCGAACAACCAGAATCAAGATCACTGAGCTAAATCCCCACCTAATGTGTGTGCTTTGTGGAGGGTACTTCATTGATGCCACAACCATAATAGAATGTCTACATTCCTGTAAGTACATAGTTTTAGACTCTTTTATCGTGTCATTTATATTTCACGTGTCTTTCTGATGTTTGGAAACTACTAACAATTCCCACAATCCTTGAGAATGTTGGTACAAAAGTGATGGAGTCATTTTCTACTCTTGCATTTGGTGAATTTTTGTTAATGCGTATTTTAAGCGTATAAGTATGCAACAGATGAGTGTTCTCAGGATGTTAATTGAATTAGCTTAGTTAATTGGAAATACCTTTTGGCATTTACTATTTTGTTACCACTGGTTCTCCATTTTTGACACTAATTTCAATGCTTAATATCTAATTtctaaacttataaaactttgtttttctacttCCAGTCTGTAAAACATGTATTGTGCGTTACTTGGAGACCAGCAAGTATTGTCCTATCTGTGATGTCCAAGTTCACAAAACCAGACCACTTCTGAATATAAGGTAAGAAAAGGTTTAGAATTATTGTTTCTAGTTGTTATTGGAATGGCATAATTTAGTAAAGGctaccctgttttatttttcacacaaaACTTACTGTTGAATACCCACCTGATGTGTATGTTTTGTAGaggttgcttttcatttcttcccattttaattTGACTAACTGCAAAATTTGGTAATATTCACGTggattttaagagtttttttttaaaccatcttttttaaaacctgaattaGTTCTGCATTTCTGCATTGCTTTATTGACTTTATGACGGGCTGGAATGAGTGTGTTTAAAgtacttccattttcttctcttaattctTTCATATTAGCTAGTTTTGTAACTTGAAAGGCACACTTCTCTTGGTTCTTTGCagcaaaatacaaagaatttcttaatgtaaaataaaagtattctacTGATTTAAAAGATTACtactatataaagaatttttattcccGTAATTATTATGTTGCTGATGTAGACTcacaatcaaataaaataatactataacacaaagaaaacaaagaatctaTCATAACTTAAGAGCATTTTAAGTTTTTgctattaattaataatttactaattatttttcagGTCAGATAAAACTCTCCAAGATATTGTATACAAATTAGTTCCAGGGCTTTTCAAAAGTGAGTAACTTGCttacaaatgaatttttacaaagtaTTTCATCAGTTTTACCTGCTATAACaaaagtttgtctttttcttttcttttctttttttctttttttcttttttttttttttttgccctcccCTCTTTAGatgaaatgaagagaagaagggaTTTTTATGCAGCTCATCCTTCAGCTGATGGTAAACTCTTTAGAGAGGGAAAAGATACTTTATTTGGAGGGAGAACTTATTCATTAATTgattaaaattgaattaaaataccACTTCCATCTTcctatatatgtaatattttaattatttaactttaaaattaaatttgaaaatgtctttatagCTGCCAATGGCTCTAATGAAGATAGAGGAGAAGTTGCAGATGAGGATAAAAGAATTATAACCGATGATGAGATAATAAGCTTATCCATTGAATTCTTTGACCAGAACAGGTAAATTCTgtagaaaatgtgttttatgCTAATCTACTCATAGATACATTATTCCACTAATAAAGTTATGTTTCTTAGATTGGATCGGAAAGTAAACAAAGACAAGGAGAAACCTAAGGAGGAGGTATGTTCCATATcacaaaaacacagaagaaacatTGTTTGGATTCTAGATTTTTATGAAGGTGTATGTTGCCCTTTAGAATATAACTAAGGCTGGATGATGCTGTCAAGTAGGAGAAAATGATCATATTTGATGTTTAAGAATGATTTATATCCGATAGTAACTAGATAGAATTTATATATGATTACTGTtcttaaaaagtactttaaataatatttaatgccTTGATGTATgtaaagttttcttattttatcagtAATCTGCTTATTTCCTATTTATAACAGTAAACTCAAAGTAGAGAATTTAGTCAATTTCAGTTTTGGTATTCATACGTTTTGTTATATTGAGGCACtctaattgaaatttttttcttacccaaaagttaggaattttaaaaaataacttttctaaatgtatttttaggTGAATGATAAAAGGTATTTACGTTGCCCAGCAGCAATGACTGTGATGCACCTAAGAAAGTTTCTCAGAAGTAAAATGGACATACCTAATACTTTCCAGGTATCTACTTTATAGTTCTTGTGCATTTAATgtgaaattttttaattcaatgacttttctttttggaTTCTGAACCCAAAAacagcagcctttttttttttttttttttaattagcagtTCATTGGAACTGTCTCTTAAAATGTTTAGTATGAATTTTTTCTTATGCTATGAAAAAGATTCCTTAGtaatttcaggaaatatttttccttatttaaagtGTCAAGAGGGATTCTTGTCCAGATGTTTGAAgagaatgttttttaaagcatttttggaTTGCATATAGATGaccaaaaagaaaatctcaatttATCTTTGTTCTTCATGGTAGTTAGTAACTGAAATACTATTTTCCAATAGATTGATGTCATGTACGAAGAGGAACCTTTAAAGGATTACTATACACTAATGGATATTGCCTACATATATACTTGGAGAAGGGTAAGTATTATAGCTGATGCTTGATGATTATCGTGGTAAACTGTATTTAAAGAggactaatttttttccttctcactttGTAGAATGGTCCCCTTCCTTTGAAATACAGAGTTCGACCTACctgtaaaagaatgaagatgaGTCACCAGAGAGATGGACTGACAAATGCTGGAGAACTGGAAAGTGACTCTGGGAGTGACAAGGCCAACAGCCCCGCAGGAGGCGCTCCCTCCACCTCTTCCTGTCTGCCCAGCCCCAGCACTCCAGTTCAGTctcctcatcctcagttcccTCACATCTCCAGCACTATGAATGGaaccagcagcagccccagcggTAACCACCAATCTTCCTTTGCCAATAGACCTCGAAAATCGTCAGTAAATGGGTCGTCAGCAACTTCATCTGGTTGATACCTGAGACTCTTgaggaaaaaacaattttaaagccCTGATTTATATAGATATCTTCATGCCGTTACAGCTTTAGAGATGCTAATACATGTGACTGTCGTccaatttgctttcttttgtagTGACATGAAATTTGGCTATAAAAGATGGACTAGTTGTGATACTCATATGGACGTTAATGGAAGAGAAAGATTGTTCCTATGAAGAATTGGTTTCTGAGAAGGCAGGCAAGAtgtttttctgtgtgttaggaaagatGTGAAATGGTTTCTGTAACCATTGTTCATATTTGAAAATACTCTGCAATGGATATAAACATTGGGCCATAGTTTGTTAATCTCAACTAACGCCTACATTACATTCTCCTTGATTGTTCTTGTTATTATGCTGTTTTGTGAACCTGTAGAAAACAagtgctttttatcttgaaattcaacaaacagaaagaatatgCATAGAATACTGCATTCTATGTAGCCATGTCACTGTGAATAATGACTTCTTGCATATTTAGCCATTTTGATTCCTGTTTGATTTTTACTTCTCTGTTGCTACACAAAACCGATCAAAGGAAAGTAAACTTCAGTTTTACAATCTGTATGCCTAAAAGCGGGTACTACCGTTTATTTTACTGACTTGTTTAAATGATTCGCTTTTGTAAGAATCAGATGGCATTATGCTTGTTGTACAATGCCATATTGGTATATGACATAACAGGAAACAGTATtgtatgatatatttataaatactataaagaaaatattgtgtTTCATGCATTCAGAAATGGTTGTTAAAATTCTCCCAACTGGTTCGACCTTTGCAGATAACCCTATGTTTGAGCCTTATCAGCATAGAACATTTTTAATGTGGACCTCTAAATCTCAATTCATTTGGAAACCAAAATTCATTTGGAAGCAACTGGCAAATCATAATACTGATTTTTCTCTAGTAATACGTTTACTTTTCAAATTAATTGTagtaaagaaaaactttaaagacTTTGGAAACGGTGTCTTCATTTCCCATTGCTTTTGATGgaatgaatgtgtttttaaaatgcatattgaTCACTATAgttctaaaacaaatttttaagtaaacCAGAAAATTGCTGGAAGAAGGCATtgtatctaaaattattttaacatgtgGTTTAGCAGTTACTTCAAATTTATGAATTGCTTTTACAGTTATAAACAATGATACATACCCTCTCTCTAATGTCttgaaataaaagcaatttatttttagcttctccaggtatttttaaatagagtgaacatgttgaatttaaaataatgaaaaaccatAACCGTTTTCAGTTTGTGTTTTGCTTTGGTCGAACTTGGTGTGTGTTCATCACCCATCAGTTATTTGTGAGGGTGTTTATTCTATATGAATATCGTTTCATGTTTGTATGGGAAAACTGTAGCTAAACACTTCATTGTTCCCAGTCTGCAAAAGAAGCACAATTCTATTGCTTTGTCTTGCTTATAGTCATTAAATCATtacttttacatatattactgttatttctgttttctttaaagatacagtaaatgaagttttatgaaaccacaaaatacatatatttttattttgacctaAATTTGTACAGTACCATTGTAAGTGTTGTTTCTAATTATagatgtaaaattaaatttcatttgtaattgggaaaaatccaataaaaaaggatattcatttagaaaatagctaagactttaataaaaatttgatatGAAAAGCACAATGTGCAGAAGTTTTGGAAAACCTACTGTGGATTACAACAGGTAAAACTAAAGAGAATCCATTGCTGTCTTAAATAGTGATGTTGCTAAGAAGTCCATGCTTTGTTGTATAATTGCTTGAAAGCCCAATTGAAAGATGTATCTGTTTATTTACTCTACAATCTTTGAAGTAAAAGTTACCCATGTTTGCCAATTTTGGTGAATTTAACTCATTTTTCTAGGCTTCTCAAGTTTTTCATGATGTTaactaagaaagaaaacttagTTAATGGAAGTTTCAAATGATACTTTTACTTTGGATGGTCATgtatataaagaatgaaaaaatatttttcaaaaactaaaaacttcAAATGCTAGTGAACCTGTCACTTTACTTACACAAAACCAAGTTGTAAGAACTAAAAGACTTTACAACTCAACCTTTTTATGATggacttattttttaagttacttatTAAAAATCAGATCTTAAATTTATGGCTTACTTAACACTGTTTTACCATACTTgaaaacatgcatttattttgtttgaaaggatttttttccctactcCATTTGAAAATTTCTTAAGCGTTACTGGGTATTTCAGCTAAAatgtctgtgttttaataaaacagaagaaaaattatgttttgcaTTCTCCCATAACCAGCTTTCACAGTTGTGActattaagttttaaaacttttgctaAGCTACCACTTTAAGAACCTTCAATGTTACAATAACCAATATCAAAGTTGCTAACTTTGTAACTCTTAGCAGTAAAGGCAGGGTACCTGAAAAGTCGGCTTTAAATTTGGCTTTTGCTTCCGAAAAGTATTCTAGGGTTATATATCTCAAAGttagtacttaaaaaatattccacagaAAATGCCTAAATTGATTTCACAGATTTCAGTTTAAATGCAAAAGGAGAATGAGGCTGGTTACTGTTGTGTAAATAGCGATCTATCTTGCTTTACACATGCATACCACTTTCCAAgtactttttgcttttaaaattgccGGCCGTTAATTGCACTGagtgggggggaaaaagaagCTGCCCTACGGTTGACTTAACCTACCAACCATATTGCTTTGTTTCCATATTCATACGTGCAAACGTTAGGATTTCTGGAGGTACAATGCGACTTTCCTACATCCTTTCCTCTTACTCTTTTCCCAATATTTGGAGTTTGGCCTATCTAGATCAAGTTTTATTGTGAAATCTAAGAACCCATGTGAAATACTACTTTCCACTGGCCAACAAGAAATGAAGATGTTCGGCTTTATAAAAGTAGCTTATGGTCATCTTTTGAGGGGACAGAATCTTAATTTTAGAAACAATCTGCACATGGGACCTAGTCTCAGAATCGTGGGGTGATGGAAGTGGGGTTTTTCTCCCgtttcctttatattttaaaggtctggtagatacatttttttccccctcattttcccTGGAATGATAGTTGGGAATTCTGATTTAGTCTagttcttctataaaatggaggttACATCATATCCTGAAATACTGTGGTTGTTCCCTCATACAGTCTTTTTGCATTCTATCCAAAGCTAAGGTCTTGATGCAATTACATTTAAGATGATCCCATTTAACACTTTAAAGACACTTGATGTGAAACGACAGAAGGCAGCTCCAGCATGAGGCTTTTGGGTTAGATAGCATCATTTCACTTGAGGATGTTTCTTCAAGTATAAAATAGCACAAcaggtggttatttttttttttttcaggtggttATTTTTAAGATGGCTCTAAAATATTGACTCCTTCCAAATAAAACCTTGTATTAAACTGGGACCACAGATTTCAGATGGACAGGTCttttataagaaagagaaagtagtaCATATTAGAACCTCCTAATAAGTCGGATTTGGGAAATACTCCTGCGAATACCTTGAGCCTGTGGATCTCCTTGCAAATCTCAAAATCGCCCAGTTTTGATTATGAAAGTCTCCGAAAATGTTTACACAGTCGAGTGTTTCCTGTTTCcgcagttaattttttttaacgtttttttcttcttttggttcttGAAACGGATTTCCTTTATTTGcaccagtttctttttcttagtgTGCAATTTCTAGAGTTCTCACATGAAGACTTCACTGCCAGCCCTGTCTTCATCAAGTCGAGGACGTCAAAACTCAGTCATCACTGCAAAGAGGCTATTTCTAGGATCCTTGTGAGTTTCCTGAAGAAGTTCAAGCGCATGTGGAAAACTCATCCCGACATCTCATTTAACCCTCCaaatatagtaagcactcaataaaactTCCACTGAGTTAAATTATTCCCATTCTTCTGGACTCCTAAGAATATTATCCTCCAGAGACTTCTcagagagaattttgaaaaatagcaGGTGTCGTTCCCTTAGAGTCACCcatatttcagtaaaaatacTACTTCTTGCTCTGATTCTGGAGTCATCACAAAGTTCAAACTGCACAGAGGACGTGGTTTCAGGTTCGGTGCCGATTTGGTGCCCTCCATCCCGTCCCCCCCACTAAGTTAGCTAACACCCTGGAAGGCTGCGGACCAGGGCACCCGGGAAACGCGTCGAAAACTGAGAGGGAAGGCATGGGGACGCTGCCGAGATAAAGACGTTACTGGAGACAGAGGAGTCTGTCCAGGATCCGGGATCCACAGTGTTTGGAATAAATGCCCCCAAGAGTAGAGGATACTCAAGCCGAAGACGGGAGCGCACGGCGcagttggaaggaaaaaaaatttttttttgaaaaagcgGGGGCGAGGGTGATTAGGGTGGAAAGAGccacagcttaaaaaaaaaaaaaagaaaaaaaaaaaagaagaaggaaggaaggaagaaaaatgaaagaaaaaaaaggcaagcaagcAAAGCCTTCTCCTACGCTGGTGCCCGGTGGAAAGGGCACAGGACGACCGCCTGGAGAAATGACCTCCCTTGCACGGCCGCGCTGGCTTCCCGGTCAGGGAGTCTTCCCCACAAGGACACATCGAGGAGGAAGCTGCCATTCTCCCGGTCCTTGTTGTCTAGCCAGCGGCCCTCGGCGCGGGGCCGGCGCGGCGGCTCAGACCCCGAGGACCGCGCGCCGCCCGGGCTCCGCCAGGCCCTACGCGCGGGCCGAGCGGCAGGGCGCCGGGAGGCCATTTTGCGCGTGCGCCGCTTGCCTCGCGCCGCCCTGGGTTCGGCCGATTCGGATCCCGCCAAATTTGAAAGCGAGATTCTCAGGCCCCGCTGGCTGGGGACGCGGCGGAAAAAAGAAGTCGTTTCTCCAAAGTCGGAACCTGTGgcaaggcggggggtgggggcggcgacAGCGGGGTGCGCGCGCCTCACGAGGCGGCCGCCGCCCTGACGAGGGCAGGCCCACCGGGCGAGACCTCCGCAGCCTGCCGCGCGGCGAAGGCGCGGAGACCCGGCCTCGGGCCTAGCGCTCGGCGCGGCGGAAAGGCGGCCCACGTCCGGGGAGGCCGCGGCGTCGCCCGCCGAGCCCGCAGACGCTCGTCCGTGCGTtgcaccccctcctcctcccgctTCAAACGCTACGCCCTTTCTCCTTCGAGAAAGGGGTGTCCTTGCAATTGGAGCTTTTATTGGATAGATCGCAAACTCCGTTACTAACAAAACATCAAGCTGCCATCTTGAAGGTTCCCGAAGGCCGCGCTTCGAGGGCGGTGACTGGGAAGGCGGGTGGGAGAGGGTCCCCCGGTTGGGCCCGGGTCCCCTGGGGCTTAGTCGGTGACGCTGCCCAGGGCGGGGGTGGCTTCGCGGGAGGAATCTCGAGGTCTGGGCACAGGCCCACACGTGGGGCCCAAAGGCGACGCCTAACCAGGCCTGGGGGCCAGGCGACCCTGGGAGGCCGGAGACTGGAGGCGGCCGCCCCGCGCCCTCGCTCCCCCGGCCGCGGAGAGCGTGGCGGCCCGACGCTGGGATGTCGCCTCCGAAAGACGCTGGCTCGCCGCCGCCGGTTCCTGACAGAGCCTGCGCCCGCCGGGTGCCCGGGGCGCGAGCGCTCCCCTGACCTGGGCCCCCCGCGGGCGCCCCGAAAACCGGGAGAGAAAGGAACGGCTCGGGAAGGGGAGTCGGGGCAACGGCGGAGAAGTGAAAGCGGCCTAAAATGGGCGACGCCGGGCGAGTCCTCTTTATCAGCGCGGCAGACTGCAGGAGCCGCCATTTGGTGGCGGATTTTGGTATTTCAGTAGCACGTTGTGCTGAACGTCACAACTGGCTTGTATACGTGGCAGGGTCACTCTTCCACCGCGGTTTTTAGAGATGCCAAAtgtcccccagccctcccccgtGGGGGCGCCGGCCCCCTCGGCCACTCCCGGCGGGCCGCTCGGCGCGCCCCGCGACCCAGGGCGGGGACGTCTCCTCGCGGGCGGCGACGGCGGCCGGAGCGAAGCGACGCGGGGCCCGGCGCACTCCTCAGCGCAGCG is drawn from Vulpes lagopus strain Blue_001 chromosome 8, ASM1834538v1, whole genome shotgun sequence and contains these coding sequences:
- the BMI1 gene encoding polycomb complex protein BMI-1, giving the protein MHRTTRIKITELNPHLMCVLCGGYFIDATTIIECLHSFCKTCIVRYLETSKYCPICDVQVHKTRPLLNIRSDKTLQDIVYKLVPGLFKNEMKRRRDFYAAHPSADAANGSNEDRGEVADEDKRIITDDEIISLSIEFFDQNRLDRKVNKDKEKPKEEVNDKRYLRCPAAMTVMHLRKFLRSKMDIPNTFQIDVMYEEEPLKDYYTLMDIAYIYTWRRNGPLPLKYRVRPTCKRMKMSHQRDGLTNAGELESDSGSDKANSPAGGAPSTSSCLPSPSTPVQSPHPQFPHISSTMNGTSSSPSGNHQSSFANRPRKSSVNGSSATSSG